Proteins encoded within one genomic window of Synechococcus sp. PCC 7335:
- a CDS encoding M56 family metallopeptidase — translation MMHLQMIGLSIAIAVVARVLSQFLTAPSYQWSSRWTRTLTAFVAPPLLLLTTAIAIVVMGPSSSHHLDGWLSYLFSFSFILGALALWARLGWLSIRIRHHAIQNYPVHTIRTSESTTVSRLIDSAAVYCARVGLWSSELILSQGLLNCLDAEHLRAVLAHEAGHAHYRDTFWFFWLGGLRRLSSWLPYTETLWQELMLLREIRADRWAARSVDTLVLAESLLSVIQAPLTTAEETCPGFSWPTPQSRLNQRVDALLSEDIKSLRILPEHWLAVSLSLTPLLTIPFHH, via the coding sequence ATGATGCATCTACAGATGATCGGGTTGTCAATCGCGATCGCCGTTGTAGCTCGCGTGCTGAGTCAGTTTCTGACGGCACCTTCCTACCAATGGTCTTCACGCTGGACTCGTACTCTGACTGCTTTCGTTGCACCACCGTTGCTGCTGCTGACAACTGCGATTGCCATAGTCGTTATGGGTCCTAGCAGCTCTCATCATTTAGACGGCTGGCTCAGCTACCTTTTTTCCTTCAGTTTTATTTTAGGTGCCCTAGCTTTATGGGCAAGGCTTGGCTGGCTATCGATTAGGATACGGCATCATGCTATCCAAAACTATCCTGTACATACTATTCGCACCTCTGAGAGCACCACAGTCAGTAGATTGATAGACTCTGCGGCCGTCTACTGCGCTAGAGTCGGTCTATGGTCATCTGAGCTTATCCTCAGTCAAGGCCTACTGAACTGCTTGGATGCCGAACATCTGCGGGCAGTCCTTGCCCACGAAGCTGGACACGCCCACTACCGTGACACTTTTTGGTTCTTTTGGCTAGGCGGACTTCGTCGTCTCTCTAGTTGGCTTCCCTACACCGAAACACTGTGGCAAGAGCTAATGCTGCTTCGAGAAATTCGAGCTGACCGCTGGGCTGCTAGAAGTGTCGATACCCTCGTTTTAGCAGAATCTTTGTTAAGCGTTATTCAAGCCCCGCTGACGACTGCAGAAGAAACCTGTCCGGGATTCAGTTGGCCGACTCCACAGAGCCGTCTCAATCAGAGAGTGGATGCGCTGCTTAGCGAAGATATTAAATCACTCAGAATCCTGCCGGAACATTGGCTAGCGGTGTCATTATCGCTGACCCCGCTACTGACTATCCCATTTCATCACTGA
- the lpdA gene encoding dihydrolipoyl dehydrogenase, whose product MDLAFDYDLVIIGAGVGGHGAALHAVQRGLKTAIVEAGDMGGTCVNRGCIPSKALLAASGRVREMRDQQHLKAMGISLSGVGFDREKISNHAKNLVGKIQGDLTGSLTRLGVDIIRGWGKIASTQKVSIKDESGERTITAKDIILSPGSVPFVPRGIETDGKTVYTSDEAVRLDWLPEWVAIIGSGYIGLEFSDVYTALGSEVTMIEALDQLMPTFDPDIAKQAERVLIKPRDIETRVGLLAKKITPGAPVVIELADPKTMETVDTLEVDACLVATGRIPATKNLDLNMVAVETDRRGFIPVDEHLAVLRDGKPVPHLYAIGDANGKMMLAHSASAQGIVAVDNICGESRTVDYNAIPAAAFTHPEVSFVGLTEPAAKAQGEAEGYEVASVRSYFKANSKALAEGETEGLAKVIYRKDTGEVMGAHIIGLHAADLIQEAANAIAQKQSVTELSKFVHTHPTLSEVLDEAYKRAKVTA is encoded by the coding sequence GTGGATTTGGCATTTGACTACGACTTAGTAATTATTGGTGCAGGGGTAGGGGGCCACGGGGCGGCGCTACATGCGGTGCAGCGCGGTCTAAAGACCGCCATTGTCGAAGCTGGCGATATGGGCGGCACCTGCGTAAACCGAGGCTGCATTCCTTCTAAGGCGCTGCTAGCAGCTTCGGGTCGAGTGCGCGAGATGCGCGATCAGCAGCATCTAAAGGCGATGGGTATTAGCTTGTCAGGGGTCGGCTTTGACCGCGAGAAGATTTCTAATCATGCCAAGAACTTAGTTGGCAAGATTCAAGGTGATCTCACCGGCAGCCTAACTCGATTAGGCGTAGATATCATTCGAGGTTGGGGTAAGATTGCCAGCACGCAAAAAGTCTCTATCAAAGACGAAAGCGGTGAGCGCACCATTACTGCCAAGGATATTATTTTGTCTCCTGGCTCAGTGCCATTTGTGCCTAGAGGCATCGAGACAGATGGCAAGACGGTCTATACCAGCGATGAAGCCGTACGATTGGACTGGTTGCCCGAGTGGGTAGCGATTATTGGTAGCGGCTACATTGGTCTAGAATTTTCAGACGTTTATACAGCGCTCGGATCTGAAGTCACCATGATTGAGGCATTAGACCAGCTAATGCCGACATTTGATCCTGATATTGCTAAGCAGGCTGAGCGAGTGCTGATCAAGCCTCGTGATATTGAGACTCGGGTAGGGCTACTGGCTAAAAAGATTACGCCGGGTGCGCCAGTTGTAATCGAGCTAGCTGATCCAAAAACGATGGAGACTGTTGATACCTTAGAAGTCGATGCTTGTTTGGTAGCGACGGGTCGGATTCCGGCAACAAAGAATCTAGATTTAAACATGGTGGCTGTAGAAACCGATCGGCGCGGCTTTATTCCGGTTGACGAGCACCTAGCGGTATTGCGTGATGGCAAGCCTGTTCCTCATCTGTATGCGATCGGTGATGCGAATGGCAAGATGATGCTAGCCCACTCCGCTTCTGCGCAAGGAATCGTGGCTGTTGATAATATCTGCGGTGAGTCTCGCACTGTTGACTACAACGCGATTCCAGCAGCGGCCTTCACTCATCCGGAAGTGAGTTTTGTTGGCCTAACTGAGCCAGCGGCTAAGGCTCAAGGTGAAGCAGAAGGCTATGAAGTGGCTTCTGTTCGCAGCTATTTCAAAGCAAATTCGAAAGCGCTAGCAGAAGGTGAAACTGAAGGATTAGCTAAGGTGATTTACCGTAAGGATACAGGCGAAGTGATGGGAGCACATATCATTGGCTTGCATGCAGCTGATCTGATTCAAGAAGCAGCCAATGCGATCGCCCAAAAGCAATCCGTCACTGAGCTATCTAAATTCGTCCACACGCACCCGACGCTGTCCGAAGTCCTTGACGAAGCCTACAAGCGGGCTAAGGTAACCGCGTAA
- the rpsN gene encoding 30S ribosomal protein S14, with amino-acid sequence MAKKSMVARQKKREKLVAKYADKREALLKEFAQAPNQAQKLAIHRQIQQLPRNSAPSRLNNRCWKTGRPRGYYRDFGLCRNVLRDMAHQGLLPGVVKSSW; translated from the coding sequence ATGGCTAAGAAAAGCATGGTTGCGCGCCAAAAGAAGCGTGAAAAATTAGTCGCAAAGTACGCTGATAAGCGTGAAGCTTTGCTCAAAGAATTTGCCCAAGCGCCTAACCAGGCTCAAAAGCTGGCCATTCATCGTCAAATTCAACAGTTGCCTAGAAACAGTGCGCCTTCTCGCCTGAATAATCGCTGTTGGAAGACAGGGCGTCCCCGTGGCTATTATCGTGACTTTGGTCTCTGCCGTAACGTCTTGCGCGATATGGCTCACCAAGGTCTTTTACCTGGCGTCGTTAAGTCCAGCTGGTAA
- a CDS encoding RNA methyltransferase, producing MLTSLQNQTVKQLRKFQQPKERRKQSVLLLEGTHLIEAACEVRYPLQTLCYTEAWQVRHKRLCEEAIAQSHQVELVSPEVLKSIASTITPDGAIAIAPRRNVWKAESGRPKDMVSLGVILETLQDPGNLGTIIRTSAGVGSDGLWLSHDSVDLGHPKVLRASVGQWFRMPMATVDVVEQASTLRQNGVQVVATTAAAELDYWQLDLQRPTVFLMGNEGAGLSDALMACASVTVKIPVAPEVESLNVAISTALLLYEAKRQRQVVSCGDH from the coding sequence ATGCTCACCAGCTTGCAAAACCAAACGGTCAAACAGCTTCGCAAGTTTCAGCAGCCGAAGGAGCGTAGAAAACAGTCGGTGCTGCTGTTAGAAGGAACTCATCTAATCGAGGCAGCGTGTGAGGTTCGCTATCCGCTGCAAACGCTTTGTTACACCGAAGCTTGGCAAGTCAGGCACAAGCGGCTATGTGAGGAAGCGATCGCCCAATCCCATCAAGTAGAACTTGTTTCCCCAGAAGTCCTCAAATCTATTGCTAGTACCATCACTCCCGATGGAGCGATTGCGATCGCACCTCGACGCAACGTGTGGAAGGCTGAATCAGGCCGGCCTAAAGATATGGTGAGTCTAGGTGTCATCCTCGAAACGCTTCAAGATCCAGGTAATCTCGGTACGATCATCCGTACATCTGCAGGCGTAGGTAGTGACGGGCTCTGGCTCAGTCACGACAGCGTAGACTTAGGCCATCCAAAGGTATTACGAGCGTCGGTAGGACAGTGGTTTCGGATGCCGATGGCAACCGTGGATGTAGTGGAACAGGCAAGCACGCTCAGACAAAATGGCGTGCAGGTAGTCGCAACGACAGCCGCTGCTGAGCTGGACTATTGGCAGTTGGACTTGCAGCGCCCTACCGTATTTTTGATGGGAAACGAAGGCGCAGGGCTTTCGGATGCGCTAATGGCCTGTGCCTCAGTCACCGTAAAGATTCCAGTGGCGCCAGAGGTAGAGTCGCTCAACGTGGCGATTTCTACAGCGCTGTTGCTGTATGAGGCAAAGCGGCAGCGACAAGTGGTTAGTTGTGGCGATCACTAG
- a CDS encoding BlaI/MecI/CopY family transcriptional regulator — translation MTPFPSHQPQNLRLGPLEAEIIEILWLLGPASATAIHQHILEDIERELTYSSVSTVLKRLIKKGWVSCDRQKRVHIWKALVSRRSAEILKARQQLHQFLAVGSPEVVAAFADTLDDDSLDQLDAIAQKVKAARAAREQQSQKRQQDQEGGQRS, via the coding sequence ATGACTCCCTTTCCGTCGCATCAACCTCAGAACCTGAGATTAGGCCCGCTCGAGGCCGAGATTATCGAGATTCTGTGGCTACTCGGACCGGCATCAGCGACGGCTATTCATCAGCATATTCTAGAGGACATCGAACGAGAGCTGACGTATTCGTCTGTCTCGACTGTGCTAAAGCGGCTGATTAAGAAAGGTTGGGTGAGCTGCGATCGCCAAAAACGAGTTCACATCTGGAAAGCGCTCGTCAGTCGGCGTAGTGCAGAAATTCTTAAGGCGCGTCAGCAGCTACATCAGTTCTTAGCAGTGGGTAGTCCAGAGGTTGTTGCCGCATTTGCCGATACGTTGGACGACGATAGTTTAGATCAGCTTGATGCGATCGCTCAGAAGGTCAAAGCTGCTAGGGCAGCAAGAGAACAGCAGTCTCAAAAACGGCAGCAGGACCAGGAGGGAGGCCAACGATCATGA
- the trpC gene encoding indole-3-glycerol phosphate synthase TrpC: MKIRRRPPSTPISVKHLEYQIEMPDAEPRNILEKIVWHKEAEVARLREKVPLASLQRQVQGLPATRGFVTALREQSTKQSPALIAEVKKASPSKGVIREDFDPIEIAKSYQSGGAACLSVLTDSEFFQGSFTYLSQIRQAVDLPLLCKEFIIYPYQIYQARLAGADAILLIAAILTDKDIGYFTKIAKVLGLDALVETHTVEEFERVISIDGVELVGINNRNLEDFTVSLETTRQVVEKFGDAIAQKQLLLVSESGIHTSSDVTTVAAAGARAILVGESLMKQPDPGVAIGKLLSP; this comes from the coding sequence ATGAAAATCCGTCGCCGCCCTCCAAGCACACCGATCTCAGTCAAACATCTCGAATATCAAATTGAGATGCCTGACGCGGAGCCCCGTAATATTCTTGAGAAGATCGTGTGGCACAAAGAGGCAGAGGTCGCCAGGCTGCGGGAGAAAGTGCCTTTGGCTAGTTTGCAACGTCAGGTACAAGGACTACCGGCTACTCGCGGTTTCGTCACGGCGCTGCGCGAACAATCAACCAAGCAAAGTCCGGCTCTGATTGCAGAAGTTAAAAAAGCATCACCAAGCAAAGGCGTTATTAGAGAGGACTTTGATCCGATCGAGATTGCCAAAAGCTATCAGTCTGGCGGTGCAGCCTGTCTGTCTGTTTTGACCGATAGTGAATTTTTCCAAGGTAGCTTCACCTATCTCAGTCAGATTCGTCAGGCGGTAGACCTACCACTTCTGTGTAAGGAGTTCATAATCTACCCCTATCAAATCTATCAAGCTCGCCTAGCCGGTGCTGATGCAATCCTTCTGATAGCAGCGATTTTGACAGATAAAGATATCGGATACTTCACTAAGATTGCCAAGGTCTTAGGGTTAGATGCGCTAGTTGAAACTCATACTGTTGAAGAGTTTGAGCGGGTGATATCCATTGATGGTGTTGAGCTAGTTGGCATCAACAATCGAAACTTGGAAGATTTTACGGTGAGTTTAGAGACGACTCGGCAGGTCGTGGAAAAGTTTGGAGATGCGATCGCCCAAAAGCAACTCCTCTTGGTCAGTGAATCTGGCATTCATACTTCTAGTGATGTCACTACGGTCGCGGCAGCTGGGGCTAGAGCAATCTTGGTGGGCGAATCGCTGATGAAGCAGCCTGATCCTGGCGTGGCCATCGGTAAATTGCTCTCTCCTTGA
- the murA gene encoding UDP-N-acetylglucosamine 1-carboxyvinyltransferase, whose product MEGNPIVISNLSIKDQSADTQSQPVSESVIEIWGDTKLSGHIPVSGAKNSALVVLGGALLCSQTCRIRNIPDLMDIGRMASVLEALGLKVHRDGDTLDIDGSHISHSKAPYDIVSKLRATFFVIGPLLARLGVARIPLPGGCAIGARPVALHIRGLQSLGAHVHMDHGVVHAYVPGASGKLKGAKIYLDYPSVGATETLMMAATLAEGETVIENAAQEPEVVDLANFCAAMGAKISGAGTNTIVITGVPSLHATDYSIIPDRIEAGTFLVAGAITRSEITVGPVDPNHLSPLLSKLRETGSKIEIEANNNIRISPGEKIVPADIQTLPYPGFPTDMQAQFMALLTLAEGSSMVTETVFENRLQHVAEFNRMGADIKVKGDCAIVQGVACLSGAPVTGSDLRASAALAIAGLAAKGKTTLHGLHHLDRGYERFEEKLRNAGARLQRIPLDEADTATQPILEAPTTASVSAAAVSDVAN is encoded by the coding sequence ATGGAGGGCAATCCTATCGTCATCTCTAACTTATCAATCAAGGACCAGTCCGCTGACACCCAATCACAGCCTGTATCAGAATCTGTCATCGAGATTTGGGGTGATACTAAGCTGAGCGGTCACATTCCAGTGAGCGGTGCGAAAAACTCAGCTCTAGTGGTGTTGGGAGGCGCACTTCTATGCTCACAGACCTGTCGTATTCGCAATATTCCAGATCTTATGGATATTGGTCGAATGGCAAGTGTCTTAGAAGCGCTGGGACTCAAAGTCCATCGAGATGGAGATACTTTGGATATAGACGGTAGCCACATTAGCCATTCCAAAGCACCCTACGACATTGTTAGTAAGCTACGCGCGACCTTTTTTGTGATCGGTCCTTTACTAGCCCGCTTGGGAGTAGCTCGCATACCGTTACCCGGCGGCTGTGCCATTGGCGCTCGTCCCGTTGCCCTTCATATTCGCGGTCTTCAGTCGCTTGGTGCACATGTTCATATGGACCACGGCGTTGTCCATGCCTATGTCCCTGGCGCTAGCGGCAAGCTCAAAGGAGCCAAAATTTATCTAGACTATCCCAGTGTTGGCGCGACCGAGACCTTGATGATGGCCGCAACGCTAGCTGAAGGCGAGACTGTGATTGAAAATGCTGCCCAAGAGCCAGAGGTCGTTGATCTTGCTAATTTCTGCGCTGCTATGGGGGCCAAAATCTCTGGCGCCGGGACAAACACCATTGTGATTACAGGTGTACCTAGCTTACATGCTACCGACTACAGCATCATTCCAGATCGAATTGAAGCGGGCACTTTCTTAGTGGCTGGTGCCATCACTCGTTCAGAGATCACGGTCGGCCCTGTCGACCCAAACCACCTATCGCCGCTGCTATCAAAGTTAAGAGAAACCGGCTCTAAGATCGAGATCGAAGCTAACAACAATATTCGGATTTCTCCTGGAGAGAAAATTGTACCTGCTGATATCCAAACGCTACCTTACCCAGGCTTTCCAACAGACATGCAGGCCCAGTTTATGGCGTTGCTGACTCTTGCAGAAGGGAGTAGCATGGTCACAGAAACGGTATTTGAGAACCGACTACAGCATGTTGCTGAATTCAATCGGATGGGCGCAGATATTAAGGTTAAAGGCGACTGTGCTATTGTCCAAGGAGTCGCTTGCTTATCTGGCGCTCCTGTGACTGGCAGTGACTTGCGTGCCTCAGCAGCGCTAGCGATCGCAGGTCTAGCAGCTAAAGGAAAAACCACACTTCATGGTCTACACCATCTAGATCGCGGCTACGAAAGATTTGAAGAAAAGCTCCGCAACGCTGGCGCACGCTTGCAACGTATTCCTCTTGACGAGGCCGATACGGCTACCCAACCTATCCTAGAGGCACCCACGACAGCTAGTGTATCTGCGGCGGCGGTATCTGATGTAGCCAATTAG